Proteins encoded in a region of the Photobacterium profundum SS9 genome:
- a CDS encoding M66 family metalloprotease: protein MLHQTPSLISSEQRNFSSSHSRLKITYIASIVASILASGAVYATEQTTESTTAPSALTVFNNNNLPSDLEGSLEASVSFAQSQIMPSKHGIEGDVQPYLTAQRTSLLMVKPKQNDLDIATPLQVTAIDNQGRNLGTMRLNPPSQLPKTAYAIDGAPEGELDFTPIEGASTVINSAAAIAKLNDPSAAFLQTTLTTNNLVEINTADGVWTKNVYLPTSTSMADKVVRVTSRAGYSSNIHYSGRSTTITRGNTQVFKHLNGQWIREGELENNKLVYADNTWSLKLPPNWIQPDIKMQFTHGNLSGELSGIKVGAPSELLIHTIDIGMLTEPRDAFNFAKDTSAQREYFQTVPVSRMTVSQYESLYLPEVMLPNGTLLTDFDPSTGGWHSGTMRQRIGKELISIGIDNANYGINSSIGEGESGHPYLASQLAAHNSRGNYENGIVTHGGSGGGGIVTLDASLGNEFSHEVGHNFGMGHYPGGFSGSVHRQADAVNSTWGWDADLNKFIPNMSAKKNNQSACLNGECQAPFDGRKFGSDSMAGGAPMSTINRFTLYTPYTAANIQRNLESKIVFSADSDTGFKKWDPVTQTMEPYKHKVMDGEQVNASINDLSEDYLTGLFENHSLVTIGMYNGNWTKYINVPAASELNKGRAITINHRAGYNSHLQINGDSVLIYNGLKTSYISDGITWNEDEAPDLTIARVPTSFGIPVTTLVGYYDPKGILPSYIYPALHGSYGFTYSDDNERLSANNCQLQVETSNGQSLNFKLSDVRSNSNTMNKFHVNIPEADLPQSVAIVCKGNALVERAIDPVKESLSYTVNGYDKDETYHQWGDYDRIGTVGDMYVYDNPYNGDKELFKLSGLGSDGRYWYYPTNKTNNRFWTYISDIN, encoded by the coding sequence ATGTTACATCAAACACCTTCCCTGATTTCCTCGGAACAACGTAATTTCTCATCCAGCCACTCCCGTTTAAAAATCACATATATCGCAAGCATAGTGGCTAGCATTTTAGCCTCTGGTGCTGTGTATGCTACAGAGCAAACTACAGAATCAACCACAGCACCTTCGGCTTTGACAGTATTTAATAATAATAATTTACCTAGTGATTTAGAAGGTAGCTTAGAAGCGTCGGTATCATTTGCTCAAAGCCAAATCATGCCATCAAAACATGGAATAGAGGGTGATGTTCAACCCTATTTGACCGCTCAACGAACATCATTGCTTATGGTTAAACCTAAGCAAAATGATCTAGATATTGCGACACCATTACAAGTTACTGCAATTGATAACCAAGGTCGTAACCTAGGTACGATGCGCCTTAACCCTCCTAGCCAACTACCTAAAACAGCTTATGCCATTGATGGTGCGCCTGAAGGCGAACTTGATTTTACGCCGATTGAAGGTGCCTCTACTGTTATTAATTCAGCGGCGGCAATAGCCAAGCTCAATGATCCTAGTGCAGCATTTCTACAAACAACATTAACAACCAATAATTTAGTGGAAATAAATACCGCAGATGGCGTTTGGACCAAAAATGTTTACCTGCCAACTTCAACATCAATGGCAGATAAAGTAGTAAGAGTGACGTCAAGGGCTGGGTACTCGTCAAATATACATTACAGTGGTCGCTCTACGACTATTACTCGTGGTAACACACAAGTATTTAAACATTTAAATGGTCAATGGATCCGAGAAGGTGAATTAGAAAACAATAAGCTAGTTTACGCTGATAACACGTGGAGTCTTAAGCTACCGCCAAACTGGATTCAGCCAGATATAAAAATGCAGTTCACTCATGGAAATCTTTCTGGCGAGCTAAGCGGTATTAAAGTCGGCGCACCTTCAGAGTTACTCATCCATACCATTGATATTGGTATGTTAACTGAACCCCGTGATGCTTTTAACTTTGCTAAAGATACCTCAGCGCAGCGTGAGTATTTCCAAACCGTACCAGTTAGCCGTATGACCGTTAGCCAATATGAATCACTTTATTTACCTGAAGTTATGTTGCCAAACGGTACCTTACTGACCGACTTCGACCCAAGTACCGGCGGATGGCACAGTGGCACTATGCGCCAGCGAATTGGTAAAGAACTCATTTCTATCGGCATTGATAACGCCAACTATGGTATCAACAGCTCTATTGGTGAAGGTGAAAGTGGGCATCCATATTTAGCGTCACAGCTAGCAGCCCACAACAGCCGTGGTAATTATGAGAACGGTATAGTGACTCACGGAGGTTCTGGTGGCGGCGGGATTGTGACTTTGGATGCCTCACTAGGTAATGAATTTAGCCATGAAGTAGGACACAACTTCGGCATGGGTCATTACCCTGGTGGGTTTAGTGGTTCGGTCCACCGTCAAGCTGATGCAGTTAACTCCACTTGGGGCTGGGATGCTGATCTAAATAAGTTCATTCCGAACATGTCAGCGAAAAAAAATAATCAGAGCGCGTGTCTCAATGGCGAATGCCAAGCACCTTTCGACGGTAGAAAATTTGGGTCGGATTCCATGGCTGGGGGTGCGCCCATGTCGACGATTAATCGTTTCACTCTTTACACACCTTATACTGCCGCCAACATCCAGCGTAACCTTGAATCAAAAATCGTTTTTTCGGCCGACTCTGATACCGGTTTTAAAAAGTGGGACCCAGTAACACAAACAATGGAACCCTATAAGCACAAGGTAATGGATGGGGAGCAAGTGAATGCGTCAATCAACGATTTATCGGAAGATTATCTAACGGGTTTATTTGAAAATCATTCCTTAGTGACCATTGGGATGTACAACGGAAACTGGACAAAGTACATCAATGTACCCGCAGCATCCGAGCTTAATAAAGGCCGTGCTATCACGATAAATCACAGAGCTGGTTACAATAGCCACCTCCAAATTAATGGCGATTCTGTTCTTATCTATAATGGATTGAAAACATCTTATATCTCTGACGGTATAACATGGAACGAAGACGAAGCCCCCGATCTTACGATAGCAAGAGTGCCGACCTCGTTTGGCATCCCGGTCACTACTCTTGTGGGTTATTACGATCCTAAAGGAATACTGCCTAGTTACATTTACCCTGCCCTGCATGGTTCATATGGTTTTACTTACAGCGATGATAATGAACGCCTTTCTGCCAATAATTGTCAGTTGCAGGTAGAGACGAGCAATGGCCAATCGTTGAACTTTAAGCTCTCTGATGTGCGCAGCAATAGCAATACGATGAATAAATTCCATGTAAATATACCTGAAGCCGATCTTCCACAAAGTGTCGCAATTGTATGTAAAGGGAATGCGTTAGTCGAAAGAGCAATTGATCCGGTTAAAGAATCTTTGTCGTACACCGTAAATGGATATGATAAAGATGAAACCTATCACCAATGGGGAGACTATGACCGAATTGGAACCGTTGGAGACATGTACGTATACGATAACCCTTACAATGGAGATAAGGAATTATTTAAACTCTCAGGGTTAGGCAGTGATGGCCGCTATTGGTATTACCCTACCAATAAAACCAATAATAGATTCTGGACATATATCTCAGATATAAATTAA
- a CDS encoding DUF5718 family protein, translating to MKYENVMILGVAGNFVGHLEQAGEAEDFQKMTFDDPEQPKALFPIYTPSESDSFLSVYPLSKGGLRAPNDADNLQIEPEVMLLCDVTYVNGAVSELIPTHFGAFNDCSIRRPNAKKISEKKNWGVASKGISDVIFEIDSFKAGGVMDKYRIASFHGRNGTVEAYGEDCKVNEYSYFHERLISWSIDRMNNQIDSGPAEDIAALLVTSGYPKQIMIAVGATRYTDYGKSNFLERDDISMVTVYDGSKYTPEDVMGMAEKGVFEREGMSSIVQRVF from the coding sequence ATGAAGTATGAAAATGTAATGATTTTGGGTGTCGCAGGCAACTTTGTTGGACATCTTGAGCAGGCAGGAGAAGCCGAAGATTTTCAGAAAATGACATTTGATGACCCTGAACAACCAAAGGCTCTATTCCCAATTTATACCCCGTCAGAATCAGATTCGTTCCTTTCTGTTTACCCTCTCAGTAAGGGTGGACTTAGGGCTCCTAATGATGCAGATAACTTGCAGATTGAACCTGAGGTGATGCTACTGTGTGATGTGACATATGTTAACGGAGCTGTATCAGAATTAATCCCAACTCACTTTGGGGCATTTAATGATTGTTCTATTCGTCGCCCCAATGCCAAGAAAATCAGTGAGAAGAAAAATTGGGGCGTAGCTTCAAAAGGCATCTCTGATGTTATATTTGAGATAGACAGTTTTAAAGCTGGTGGAGTGATGGATAAATATCGTATCGCTAGCTTTCATGGACGTAACGGTACAGTTGAAGCTTATGGCGAAGACTGCAAGGTTAATGAATATAGTTACTTCCACGAACGTCTAATATCTTGGTCTATCGACCGAATGAATAATCAAATTGATTCAGGTCCAGCAGAAGACATTGCCGCACTACTAGTGACATCAGGCTATCCTAAACAGATTATGATTGCTGTTGGCGCGACACGATATACAGACTACGGTAAAAGTAACTTTCTTGAAAGAGACGATATCAGTATGGTTACAGTTTATGACGGTAGCAAATATACCCCAGAAGATGTCATGGGAATGGCAGAAAAGGGAGTATTTGAAAGAGAAGGTATGTCATCTATCGTTCAGCGAGTGTTTTAA
- the citG gene encoding triphosphoribosyl-dephospho-CoA synthase CitG, with protein sequence MINSAVNLLVNPQDYYIKSESREDLPQINLFKLVGNLGYHAMMLEVHLTPKPGLVDLCTNGAHDDMDIHTFENSAQAINPFLIKFLYAGLNHSDTPIDSLLPKLRPVGLNAEEAMFQATSGINTHKGMIFSLGIVCGVIGWLRGNNLSFDAMHISKAVKCCCHDLVFKELRQNHDKPKTYGEFLYKEHGLTGARGEAASGLATVMDHGLPAFEKTVKEGFSTEQALWQSLLVLMANNLDTNLVSRGGMEGLLYAQQAAQGLLVKGGCRYTNLESELTELDEIFTEKKLSPGGSADLLAITWLLAQMNELSPKYV encoded by the coding sequence ATGATTAATAGTGCCGTTAATTTACTTGTTAATCCGCAAGACTATTACATTAAATCTGAAAGTCGTGAAGATCTTCCGCAGATCAATTTATTTAAGTTAGTGGGCAATCTAGGTTATCACGCGATGATGTTAGAAGTACATCTGACCCCCAAACCAGGGCTTGTCGATCTTTGTACCAATGGTGCACATGATGACATGGATATTCATACTTTTGAGAATAGTGCTCAAGCAATTAACCCATTTCTAATTAAATTCTTGTATGCAGGTCTTAATCACTCTGACACCCCAATAGATTCATTGCTCCCTAAGCTTCGCCCTGTTGGGTTAAATGCTGAAGAGGCTATGTTTCAAGCAACGAGCGGAATAAATACACATAAAGGCATGATATTTAGCCTTGGAATAGTGTGCGGTGTTATCGGATGGTTACGCGGCAATAATTTATCATTTGATGCTATGCACATTAGCAAAGCAGTTAAGTGCTGTTGTCACGATTTGGTTTTTAAAGAATTACGCCAAAATCATGATAAGCCAAAAACGTATGGAGAATTTCTTTATAAGGAACACGGACTAACTGGTGCACGAGGTGAAGCCGCATCAGGATTAGCTACAGTTATGGATCATGGGCTACCTGCTTTTGAAAAAACCGTCAAAGAAGGCTTCTCAACAGAGCAAGCACTATGGCAGAGCCTGTTAGTATTAATGGCTAATAATTTAGATACCAACCTCGTATCTCGAGGTGGTATGGAAGGGCTCCTGTATGCTCAGCAGGCGGCTCAAGGATTATTAGTAAAAGGCGGGTGTCGTTACACTAATTTAGAATCTGAATTGACAGAACTAGATGAAATTTTCACGGAAAAAAAGCTTAGCCCTGGTGGTAGTGCTGATTTACTAGCAATTACATGGCTATTAGCACAAATGAATGAACTAAGCCCCAAGTACGTATAA
- the citX gene encoding citrate lyase holo-[acyl-carrier protein] synthase, whose translation MIENVSKSAVNLFDILTNKEARVSRQQEWLKSHSLPLISFSINMPGPVKMNESSKTIFNQGVDAIGEACRENGWSIITRQILQQKTGPEAIFVVDVPFALDLKRSMIKIEHNHPLGRLMDLDVISNDGKTISRKGQMLDSRKCLLCEENAMVCSRSRRHPLPSLLNKIYEMTSND comes from the coding sequence ATGATAGAAAATGTCTCGAAATCGGCAGTTAATTTATTTGATATTCTGACGAACAAGGAAGCCCGTGTATCGAGACAACAGGAGTGGCTGAAAAGCCACTCTCTGCCTTTGATCTCGTTCAGCATTAATATGCCGGGTCCGGTAAAAATGAATGAGTCTTCAAAGACAATTTTTAATCAGGGCGTTGATGCCATTGGTGAAGCTTGCAGAGAAAATGGTTGGTCGATTATTACTCGCCAAATTTTGCAACAAAAAACAGGGCCAGAAGCCATATTCGTTGTTGATGTTCCATTCGCTCTAGACCTAAAACGCAGCATGATCAAGATTGAACATAATCACCCATTAGGGAGATTAATGGATCTAGATGTAATTAGTAACGATGGAAAAACAATTTCTCGTAAAGGTCAGATGTTAGATAGCCGAAAATGCCTATTATGCGAAGAAAATGCAATGGTGTGCTCTCGCTCACGTAGGCACCCATTACCATCGCTACTGAATAAAATATACGAGATGACATCCAATGATTAA
- the citF gene encoding citrate lyase subunit alpha — translation MTQNKPNSLLQIQDLIDSNLEPFVDANSITPYLAQPETKKSRKMHNDLKSAITNVGLEDGMTISFHHAFRGGDKTINMVMATIAEMGFKNLTLASSSLASVHDPLVKHIENGVVTKIYTSGIRGELADAISNGLLKEPVHIHSHGGRVHLIKSGEINIDVAFIGVPCCDEYGNANGFHGKSRCGSLGYAKVDAEYANKVVMLTETLVGYPNHPASITQDRVDAVVEVDEVGDAEKIGGGETRLTSNPRELLIAKQAAEVIDKSGYFKDGFSLQTGSGGASLAVTRFLEDKMITQGITAEFGLGGITSTMVAMHEKGLIRNLLDVQCFDAGAADSLSRNPHHIEISANEYANPSSKGAVVDRLDIVILSALEIDTGFNVNVITGSDGVIRGASGGHSDTAAAANLAIIVAPLVRGRIPTVVGQVTNVVTPGQSIDVLVTDHGIAVNPERSDIREKLIEANLPVMDIEVLQQRAEILTGKPEPIEFEERVVGYVRYRDGSVIDVIKQVKA, via the coding sequence ATGACACAGAACAAACCGAACAGCTTATTACAAATTCAGGATCTAATAGACAGCAATCTTGAACCGTTTGTTGACGCCAATAGTATTACCCCGTATTTGGCTCAGCCTGAAACAAAGAAAAGTCGAAAAATGCATAATGATTTGAAAAGTGCAATTACCAATGTTGGCTTAGAAGATGGAATGACTATCTCCTTTCACCATGCATTCCGTGGTGGCGACAAAACTATCAACATGGTTATGGCTACAATTGCAGAAATGGGCTTTAAAAATCTAACTCTTGCTTCAAGCTCATTGGCCAGCGTACACGATCCTTTGGTCAAACATATCGAAAACGGTGTTGTGACTAAGATTTATACTTCGGGCATTCGTGGCGAATTAGCTGATGCTATCTCAAATGGCCTGCTTAAAGAACCTGTTCATATCCACTCGCATGGTGGTCGCGTTCATCTAATCAAAAGCGGTGAAATCAATATCGATGTGGCATTTATCGGTGTCCCTTGTTGTGATGAATACGGTAATGCTAATGGTTTTCATGGTAAGTCTCGCTGCGGTTCACTTGGCTATGCAAAAGTTGATGCCGAGTATGCGAATAAAGTTGTAATGCTTACTGAAACATTGGTTGGTTATCCAAACCATCCTGCATCTATTACACAAGATCGCGTTGATGCTGTAGTTGAAGTTGACGAGGTTGGTGATGCAGAGAAAATTGGTGGCGGTGAAACGCGTCTAACATCGAACCCACGTGAACTACTTATTGCAAAGCAAGCTGCTGAAGTGATAGATAAATCAGGTTACTTTAAAGATGGGTTTAGCCTGCAAACTGGTTCTGGCGGTGCATCATTGGCGGTTACTCGTTTCCTTGAAGACAAGATGATAACTCAAGGTATTACAGCAGAATTTGGTCTAGGTGGTATCACCTCTACCATGGTTGCTATGCATGAGAAAGGTCTTATCCGCAACCTGCTAGACGTACAATGTTTTGATGCTGGCGCAGCAGACTCACTATCTCGGAATCCGCATCACATCGAAATTTCAGCTAACGAATATGCGAACCCATCATCAAAAGGCGCAGTAGTTGATCGTCTTGATATAGTAATTCTTAGTGCACTAGAAATTGATACTGGTTTCAATGTAAACGTAATTACTGGTTCTGATGGTGTCATTCGAGGCGCTTCTGGCGGTCACAGTGATACTGCTGCTGCCGCTAATCTTGCCATTATTGTTGCTCCATTAGTTCGTGGTCGCATCCCAACGGTTGTAGGTCAGGTTACTAACGTAGTGACACCAGGCCAGTCCATTGATGTGCTTGTAACAGATCACGGTATTGCTGTTAATCCAGAAAGATCTGATATCCGCGAAAAACTGATCGAAGCTAATCTTCCGGTTATGGATATTGAAGTGTTACAGCAACGTGCTGAAATATTGACAGGTAAACCTGAGCCAATCGAATTTGAAGAACGTGTCGTTGGTTATGTTCGCTATCGCGATGGCTCTGTAATCGATGTAATTAAACAGGTAAAAGCATGA
- the citE gene encoding citrate (pro-3S)-lyase subunit beta, producing MSKLRRSMLFVPGANAAMLSNTFIYSPDTIMFDLEDSVSLREKDTARMLVFHALQHPLYQDVETVVRVNPLDSEFGLKDLHAVVRAGADVVRLPKTDTAEDVLEMERHISDIERLCGRRIGSTKMMAAIETAKGVNNAVEIANCCPRLIGIALGAEDYVRDLRTQRSPEGTELLFARCSILQAARSAGIMAFDTVYSDANNEEGFIREAEHIKQLGFDGKSLINPRQIEMVHNVFAPTQAEVDYANRVIEAAEDAEKKGLGVVSLNGKMVDSPIIERARWTLQKAQSGIKQ from the coding sequence ATGAGTAAACTTCGTCGCAGCATGCTATTTGTCCCTGGCGCCAATGCCGCAATGCTAAGCAACACTTTCATCTATAGCCCAGACACTATCATGTTTGACCTAGAAGATTCAGTTTCGCTACGTGAGAAAGACACAGCGCGAATGCTTGTTTTTCATGCTCTACAGCATCCGTTATACCAAGACGTTGAAACGGTTGTTCGTGTGAACCCGTTAGATTCTGAGTTCGGTTTAAAAGATTTACATGCCGTTGTTCGAGCTGGTGCAGACGTTGTACGACTACCAAAAACGGATACAGCGGAAGATGTGCTAGAAATGGAACGCCATATTAGTGACATTGAACGTTTATGTGGTCGCAGAATTGGCAGTACTAAAATGATGGCAGCGATTGAAACGGCTAAGGGCGTCAATAACGCAGTTGAGATTGCCAATTGTTGCCCACGTTTGATCGGTATAGCTCTTGGTGCGGAAGATTATGTTCGTGATTTGCGCACGCAACGCTCACCAGAAGGTACAGAGTTGTTGTTTGCTCGTTGCTCTATTCTTCAAGCGGCTCGTTCTGCTGGAATTATGGCATTTGATACCGTGTATTCTGATGCTAACAACGAAGAGGGCTTCATACGTGAAGCGGAGCATATCAAGCAGCTTGGGTTTGACGGTAAGTCGCTAATTAACCCCCGTCAAATTGAGATGGTTCATAACGTATTTGCACCAACTCAAGCAGAAGTTGATTATGCAAATCGAGTCATTGAAGCAGCAGAAGACGCCGAGAAGAAAGGTCTTGGGGTTGTTTCGCTCAACGGCAAGATGGTTGATAGCCCAATTATTGAACGTGCCCGTTGGACATTACAAAAAGCACAATCAGGTATCAAACAATAA
- the citD gene encoding citrate lyase acyl carrier protein, protein MKITQPAFAGTLESSDLQVRISPNPVGGIEITLDSSVEKQFGKAIEALVRDVLVNMNVECAILEIEDKGALDCVIKARVQAAVIRSSDSKDIFWSKLS, encoded by the coding sequence ATGAAAATTACCCAACCAGCTTTCGCTGGCACTCTAGAATCGAGTGATTTGCAAGTTCGTATATCTCCTAATCCCGTTGGGGGGATTGAAATTACGCTAGACAGCTCTGTTGAGAAACAGTTTGGGAAGGCGATTGAAGCACTAGTTCGCGATGTGCTTGTTAACATGAACGTAGAGTGCGCAATATTAGAAATTGAAGATAAAGGTGCTCTTGATTGTGTAATCAAAGCGCGAGTGCAAGCCGCTGTGATACGCAGCTCTGACAGTAAGGACATTTTTTGGAGCAAACTATCATGA
- the citC gene encoding [citrate (pro-3S)-lyase] ligase, translating into MFDTYMFTRISTGNETKMKGIRIFLKKHDLSVDNDVEFFVVAYSGTSIIGCGGIASNILKSIAITPELQGSGFSLKLMSELTNYAYEMGRFHLFLFTKPSNVKFFRQAGFFKIANAGDKLSLLENSKNGLEKYCNKLKKWKVPGDKIASIVMNANPFTFGHQFLAEKAASECDWLHLFVVKEEGSEFSYHDRFEMIRKGTQHIQNLTLHPGSKYIISRVTFPTYFIKDKGVIDYCHTAVDLQLFRDHIAPYLGITHRYIGTEPQCVVTNNYNQQMQQWLISPLLESPKIEVIEVPRITTNNNPISASTVRGLLIRGDTEHLADYLPKTTIEHLNHHAAREPVAA; encoded by the coding sequence ATGTTTGACACTTATATGTTTACCCGCATATCAACTGGAAATGAAACAAAGATGAAGGGAATTCGTATTTTCCTTAAAAAGCATGATTTAAGTGTAGACAATGATGTCGAGTTTTTTGTAGTAGCATATTCTGGAACTAGCATTATTGGATGCGGAGGGATTGCTAGCAATATACTTAAATCGATTGCTATCACCCCAGAACTACAAGGGAGTGGCTTTTCTTTAAAGCTAATGTCTGAATTAACAAACTATGCATATGAGATGGGACGTTTCCATTTATTCCTTTTTACCAAGCCATCAAATGTAAAATTTTTTCGCCAAGCAGGCTTTTTTAAAATTGCTAATGCGGGAGATAAACTTAGTTTATTGGAAAATAGTAAAAATGGACTTGAAAAATATTGTAATAAACTTAAAAAATGGAAGGTGCCGGGCGATAAAATTGCCAGTATCGTAATGAATGCAAATCCATTTACATTTGGACATCAATTTCTCGCTGAAAAAGCTGCAAGCGAATGTGATTGGTTACACTTATTTGTTGTTAAGGAAGAAGGTAGTGAATTTTCATATCATGACCGCTTTGAAATGATTAGAAAAGGCACTCAACATATTCAAAACCTCACACTTCATCCTGGTTCTAAATATATTATTTCTCGCGTGACTTTTCCAACTTACTTTATTAAAGATAAAGGTGTAATTGACTATTGTCATACTGCTGTTGATTTACAGCTTTTTCGCGATCATATAGCACCATATCTAGGGATTACACATCGCTATATCGGTACAGAGCCCCAATGTGTTGTAACAAATAACTATAACCAACAAATGCAACAATGGCTCATATCACCACTATTAGAAAGTCCAAAAATTGAGGTTATAGAAGTTCCTCGTATAACCACAAATAATAATCCTATTTCAGCTTCAACCGTTCGTGGCTTATTGATACGTGGAGACACTGAGCATTTAGCAGACTATCTGCCTAAAACTACTATAGAACACCTGAATCATCATGCAGCCAGAGAACCAGTAGCAGCATAA
- the citS gene encoding citrate/sodium symporter CitS: MNQNEITLPKESGSGLGPFSNLKIFGIPFSLFGVLTAIMLVAHMTDSLPNNIVGGFGFMFVIGAIFGEIGQRLPIFNKYIGGAPVMIFLVAAWFVQQGMLTQNEIDTVTYVMKKTDFLDLFIAVLITGSILAVNRKLLLKSLVGYIPTILAAVAGASILGIIGGAIFGIPVDRIMMLYVLPIMGGGNGAGAIPLSEIYESVTGGSKEQYYSVAIAILTIANIVAIVVAATLDTIGKKFPALTGNGELLRKASLDVEEAKTPEITPREIAIGLMLAACVYTISYALSKKILPGFGDVKIHTFAYMVIIVAILNATGLCPEGIKEGAKRLGTFFTKHLLWVLMVGVGIAYTDLNSIISALTFTNVIIAAMIVVGAVFGSAIGGWVMGFYPIEASITAGLCMANRGGSGDLEVLAASDRMNLISYAQISSRLGGGIVLIIASIVFGILGG; the protein is encoded by the coding sequence ATGAACCAGAACGAAATTACTCTACCTAAGGAAAGTGGGTCTGGACTTGGACCGTTTTCTAATTTAAAAATCTTCGGAATACCTTTTAGTTTATTTGGTGTATTAACTGCAATAATGCTAGTTGCACACATGACTGATTCTTTACCAAACAATATTGTTGGTGGTTTCGGTTTTATGTTTGTAATTGGTGCAATATTTGGTGAGATTGGTCAGCGACTACCTATCTTCAACAAATATATTGGTGGCGCACCAGTAATGATTTTCTTAGTTGCTGCTTGGTTTGTACAACAAGGCATGCTAACTCAGAACGAAATCGATACTGTAACTTACGTTATGAAAAAGACCGACTTCCTCGATCTATTCATTGCTGTATTGATTACTGGTTCGATTTTGGCTGTTAACCGTAAACTACTGCTTAAATCACTAGTAGGTTATATCCCAACAATTTTAGCCGCCGTTGCTGGCGCATCCATTTTAGGAATTATTGGCGGTGCCATTTTTGGCATCCCTGTAGACCGCATCATGATGCTTTACGTACTACCTATCATGGGTGGTGGTAACGGTGCTGGTGCAATCCCTCTATCAGAGATTTACGAGTCTGTAACTGGCGGTTCTAAAGAACAATACTACTCAGTTGCTATCGCTATCCTAACAATCGCTAACATCGTTGCTATCGTTGTTGCGGCTACGCTTGATACTATCGGTAAGAAATTCCCTGCACTAACAGGTAACGGTGAATTACTACGTAAAGCAAGCTTAGATGTTGAAGAAGCAAAAACTCCAGAAATTACTCCACGTGAGATTGCTATTGGCCTAATGCTAGCAGCATGTGTTTACACAATTTCTTATGCTCTATCTAAGAAAATCCTACCAGGCTTTGGTGACGTTAAGATCCACACCTTTGCTTACATGGTAATCATCGTAGCTATTCTTAATGCAACAGGCCTATGTCCTGAAGGCATTAAAGAAGGTGCTAAGCGTCTAGGAACGTTCTTCACTAAGCACTTACTTTGGGTATTGATGGTAGGTGTTGGTATTGCTTACACAGACCTTAACTCAATCATCAGCGCTTTGACGTTCACTAACGTAATCATTGCAGCAATGATTGTTGTAGGTGCTGTATTCGGCTCTGCAATCGGTGGTTGGGTAATGGGCTTTTACCCTATCGAAGCATCAATCACCGCTGGTCTATGTATGGCTAACCGTGGTGGTTCTGGTGACCTTGAAGTACTAGCTGCTTCTGATCGCATGAACCTAATCTCTTACGCACAAATTTCCTCCCGTCTGGGTGGCGGTATCGTTCTAATTATTGCCAGTATTGTATTTGGCATATTAGGCGGTTAA
- a CDS encoding OadG family protein, with amino-acid sequence MEQSLFSEGLNLLMLGMGFVFIFLVFLVFATTFMSNILTKFAPEPEPVRKSKKRASSAPAKQANDNELVAVIAAAVHHKNLQKNH; translated from the coding sequence ATGGAACAGAGCTTATTTTCGGAAGGACTTAATCTGCTCATGCTTGGCATGGGCTTTGTTTTTATCTTCCTAGTATTCTTGGTTTTTGCAACAACGTTCATGTCTAACATTCTGACAAAGTTTGCTCCTGAGCCTGAACCCGTTCGCAAATCTAAAAAAAGAGCATCTTCTGCTCCAGCTAAGCAAGCTAATGACAATGAGCTTGTTGCTGTAATCGCTGCTGCGGTTCACCACAAGAACTTACAGAAAAACCACTAA